TTGATATGAGGCAGACAAAGTAAACACATTTGCTTTGGCTATGTATGAAACTCAAACAAAGAGAACGGTAAAAAACCTGAAAGCACAATATATCAGCAGACCATAAGTCAAGCTCAAAAAGTATATTTCTTTTTCTCCACTCCCAGTCTAACATATGGCGAGGAATGTGAAAGTAAAGTTTGCTCCGATGGTTAATAGCAAGATAGTCAGCCAGTATATTATAGGAAAGAACAATAAACTTCTCTGCAAACCATACCAACAAACCAAAAAAGGATTAAACCAACAGTCATGCTTAGTATCAGAAGAAAAGGTGCTTTGTAAGCAAAATCCCATATACATCTTCCACAAAGATAAAACATTTCCATCACAAAAATCTCCAATTCTCCATAAAGTACATACATCCATATAAAAGTCAAAATGGTATATTACCAGAATTAGGAGGTGGTGCCGTTTTTGCATACTCCCAATCTCGATAATCCAAGGGCTTCGGTGGGCGCGCCCGGAACTGCTGAGGAGGTCGAAAAGGTTGATTCGGATGAAACGGCGAAGCTTGACGGAACTGATGATTCTGATTCTGAACGAATGGTGGAGATTGTCGAAAGTGTTGATTTGGATTGTAACGCGGAGGTCGAGGAAGCCGCTGGCTTTGATTGTAAGGTCGCGGTCGTGGATTGATACTTCCACCTCCTGCTTGACGGATACCTAAATTGGCTTCCCGAACTGACTGGAAGTGCGAGTCTCCGGTCACAACTTGCTGGTCTCTTCCGCCGCTGTTCGGCATGTCGGAAAAGTATCTTCCCCATTGGTTTCTACCTCCTCGATACTGCACCAGAAGCCGTCAAACTTACTACACCAGTACACATGGCTAGTCTTATACAAATAAttggaggaagagagagagagagagagagagtacagAAGAGCGAGAAGACATGGCAGAAGTGTCGGTGGCCGCAGCGGCGAGGAATTGAAGAGGAGCCGCAGAGCGCTTCATCTACAGTGAGTTCGGCTTTGCAAGAAGGGTGATAGGCGATGCATGTTGAATTGTTTCTGTTCAGTTGAACGACGTGCCGTTAAAAGAAATTAAGTATTTACAGAGTAGGTTTTTCTACATTTCCACCGTACGATGTCCATAAAATATCATCGGACAGTTCACAACAAACAAGATACTCCTATCAAACTTCTTTCTGGTACTTTCCATATTACAGACGTACATGGACACGAAACTCCCACACAGCGGGGTAACTGTGAAGATTGTTTGGAGTTAGGAAACGATGTCGTTCTGTTCTTCTCTATCAACTCCACGGTCTCCGTCTCTCTTATCCAAATCCAAGCCCTTCAAGGGAGACAACAAACCGGCGGCCTTCTCAGTCGGCTCTTGATTCAGAGGGTCCGTCGATGTTCCTGATTTTCTCTCGGCTAATTCGTACGCTAATTGGCTATCAGATTCTCGTTGGAAATTCTTAAAGTTGATTGCTCATAGCTCGATCAGACGATCACGTCTGTTTTTACCTCATCGGTTCCTGTAAAATTCAAATATTTGTTGAACTTTATGACCCATTTTATATGCAACTATCGTTAATGTTATGAAATTACTTATATCTTGGGTTGCTTGAGATTCAGCAAGCAATTTTGTAATCAGGTGATAATTTTGACCAAATTTTTTGGTGTTGTAGAGTGGAAAACATGATCTTTTTGCTTTGTTGATTGTCAAATGGGCAGAGAAATTATTTGGAGAAAAAGATAAAAAAGGAATTAATTCGAGGGAATTTGTTTATGAAATGCAATTCCTTGTTTGATGTTGTACTAGTGTCTTTTGCATTGCAGGCTTGAATCTCGTAGGAAGAGACCTTTTGGCCCAAGGCCAAATGTAACTTTCTGAATTCTGACCATGCAAATTAGCActtgaagtctttttttttttattatttttttattttaaataatgtaTGGTATGTCCTTCTTTGTTAAATTTTCGTTGTAGTTTAGTAAAGAGGAAGCCGTGCAGTACCAGCTCATTGAAGTACAATGATCAACCACATCCAGATTATGGAATGGAGGTTATGTTCAAGGTAACTCTTAATCCCAGTCCGTGAAgcttctttattatttttttttttccctcttttgTGTTCGAGTTCCTGATGATGTCAAAAGATGGCCTCTATTGATTCCTTTAGTTGGGGAGATCAGGACTGCTCCAGGTGGTGGTGAGGTCCTCCAATGCCTGAGTGAGTAGTCAGCAGTGGAAAATGGTAGAGAGAAAATTGAGAGAGCGGAGATGACGGAGagcttaaaaaggaaaaaaaaaaaaaaaaactgtcatTTGTGCTTGTTGTGGCTTTACATGTATATGAGTGTGAGAGAGAGAGCGAATATTGAGAAAATTGTAACTGCTGTTGTCTGTTGCCATGACAGTTTGCAGGGTTCGACCCATTTGAGAGGTCAACCTATTTTGGACCCTTCTTTGATTTGGGAAAGGTCAGTGAATTTAGATGATTTTACCTTTTCTTTTTCATTGAATGCCATATTTCTTACATCTCTCAGTTGCAATCATTATTGCAGTTTGAAGGATTTAGGCGGATTTTTCACCATTCAACCTACCGTGTTTTGC
The sequence above is a segment of the Hevea brasiliensis isolate MT/VB/25A 57/8 chromosome 11, ASM3005281v1, whole genome shotgun sequence genome. Coding sequences within it:
- the LOC110637296 gene encoding uncharacterized protein LOC110637296, whose translation is MFLIFSRLIRLNLVGRDLLAQGQILVKRKPCSTSSLKYNDQPHPDYGMEVMFKFAGFDPFERSTYFGPFFDLGKFEGFRRIFHHSTYRVLLGHRESKILSSLLVKEL